In Solanum pennellii chromosome 3, SPENNV200, a single window of DNA contains:
- the LOC107014923 gene encoding eukaryotic translation initiation factor 2 subunit alpha homolog — protein sequence MATNSPNLECRMYEAKYPEVDQAVMIQVKSMADSGAYVALLEYNNIEGMILFSELSRRRIRSISSLIKVGRIEPVMVLRVDKEKGYIDLSKRRVSEEDISACEERYNKSKLVHSIMRHVAETMGIDLEDLYIHVGWPLYRKYGHAFEAFKLVVSDPDSILNSLTREIKEVGPDGKEVTKVAPALSEEVKDALVKNIRRRMTPQPLKIRADIEMKCFQFDGVLHIKEAMRKAEAAGNDDCPVKIKLVAPPAYVLNTQTLDKEQGIAILTKAIAACTEEIERHKGKLAVKEAPRAVSEREDKLLAEQMAKLGRENEEISGDEDSEEEEDTGMGEIDVENSGTGIRE from the exons ATGGCGACCAACTCCCCGAACCTCGAATGCCGAATGTACGAAGCCAAGTACCCGGAAGTAGACCAAGCTGTGATGATACAGGTGAAAAGCATGGCTGACAGCGGCGCCTACGTTGCCCTTCTAGAGTACAATAACATAGAAGGAATGATCCTTTTCTCTGAGCTCTCTCGTCGTCGTATTCGGAGTATTAGCAGTCTTATCAAAGTTGGACGCATCGAACCGGTTATGGTTCTTAGGGTTGATAAGGAGAAAGGATATATCGATCTCAGTAAACGAAGGGTTTCTGAGGAAGATATTTCGGCTTGTGAGGAGAGGTATAATAAGAGTAAGCTTGTTCATTCAATCATGCGTCATGTTGCTGAAACCATGGGAATTGATCTGGAG GACTTGTACATTCATGTAGGTTGGCCTTTATACAGAAAATATGGTCATGCTTTTGAG GCATTCAAATTGGTTGTCAGTGATCCAGATTCAATTCTTAATTCCCTCACCCGTGAAATTAAAGAAGTTGGCCCTGATGGGAAGGAG GTAACTAAGGTTGCTCCTGCTTTATCTGAGGAAGTTAAAGATGCATTAGTAAAGAATATTAGGAGAAGAATGACTCCACAGCCATTGAAGATTCGAGCAGATATTGAGATGAAATGTTTTCAGTTTGATGGTGTTCTTCACATTAAG GAAGCTATGCGCAAAGCTGAAGCTGCTGGTAATGATGATTGCCCTGTTAAAATTAAACTTGTTGCTCCTCCGGCATATGTGCTCAATACTCAGACTCTTGACAAG GAGCAAGGCATAGCAATCCTTACTAAAGCAATTGCAGCTTGCACTGAGGAAATAGAGCGTCACAAAGGAAAACTTGCTGTCAAGGAGGCTCCAAGAGCG GTGAGTGAACGGGAAGACAAATTGCTCGCTGAACAGATGGCAAAGCTCGGTCGCGAAAATGAGGAGATCAGTGGTGATGAAGATAGTGAAGAGGAGGAAGATACAGGGATGGGAGAAATTGACGTGGAGAACTCGGGAACTGGAATTAGAGAGTAA
- the LOC107014587 gene encoding uncharacterized protein LOC107014587: MEKLVEVSEPEIGIDFALGCKCRATVNLRSLSAAYPIAFKVQTSSPHKFLVNPPSGLISPLSSTSFQVILKPQPQIPPTFPRSPSDRFLVRTAIASELELELNSSSESTRSDIVNSWFKSIGHRSTHDIKLKVVFVGPFLLRHAVSNGDCDSVRNIIKRHRSIFTEFSTREAESLFRVAKQLPNNNKDMVDILIQGGLKVDACTEPNDVKWVSKGWTALHIAVANDRREEIERLLRENGGCRWLDSRDKEGRTPLHLAASKGLLGSGKALIGAGARVDARSKDGRTALFRAAANGDCEMAKMLVEMGADPTLTELHLRRSALDIARAKGHGVVVKILERGEAVLHAARHGDVQLLETLLEKGATTNFRDQYGVAALHMAAIKGKKDAVMILAEFGADLECQDIQGHTPLQMAVEGGCAHTVEVLLNRGANVNVKNNKGVQLDDYVDNPISMGVSKLGSLLGPDDKPADLILPISANGDNGLWFRIESELGMYGQQVVIPKNTYKAGMEIYVSFHGNDEFWYSNPPDSYIKMNNLTTKRGHGAYREVLLKIDENLVGSLVPFPVVFKGGINPLFWEPVVSIGAFDLPSYDIDLTPFLGLLIDGKSHFLSLGVADSIPFWLVDGNLHLWVDDCALPCEVKAKVVDYGTPKFNIEQSSNFRGLDGSCEIEMKRKSKVSGWVNSTSGNLTTTVSREVKFKNKIKFYLNGTEKRVIQNVREETIVSVLSDTGIRISRTTTKKTYPLSMTTKNSPSSENDTSLMLTDLDHEWRGRKSIGDLSISLINRQKCNGWMVVQDHDVLSGGATTQQAYSYRDEVGCYSRIVSAANGTLMSDTSSSLCSFSAL, from the exons ATGGAGAAATTGGTGGAAGTATCAGAACCAGAAATAGGAATAGACTTTGCACTAGGCTGTAAATGCCGAGCCACAGTGAACCTTAGATCACTTAGTGCAGCCTATCCAATAGCATTCAAAGTTCAAACTTCTTCTCCTCACAAATTCCTTGTCAATCCACCTAGTGGCCTAATATCACCATTATCTTCAACCTCTTTCCAAGTGATTCTCAAGCCCCAACCCCAAATCCCTCCCACTTTCCCTCGCTCCCCTTCGGATCGGTTCCTCGTTAGAACCGCAATAGCGTCAGAACTCGAACTCGAACTCAACTCGTCTTCTGAATCGACTCGATCCGATATCGTTAACTCCTGGTTCAAGTCAATTGGGCATCGTTCAACTCATGACATAAAACTCAAGGTGGTTTTCGTTGGTCCATTTCTTCTCCGTCATGCCGTTAGTAACGGAGATTGTGATTCCGTTAGAAACATTATCAAACGGCACCGATCCATTTTCACCGAGTTTTCAACCCGAGAAGCAGAGTCACTCTTCCGAGTAGCAAAGCAGTTACCTAATAACAACAAGGACATGGTGGATATCTTAATTCAAGGTGGACTGAAGGTGGACGCATGTACTGAACCAAACGACGTTAAATGGGTGTCCAAAGGGTGGACGGCGTTACATATCGCCGTGGCGAATGACCGGAGGGAAGAGATTGAGAGGTTATTGAGAGAGAACGGGGGGTGCAGGTGGTTGGATAGCAGAGACAAAGAGGGAAGAACGCCGTTACATTTAGCAGCGAGTAAAGGGTTATTGGGTAGTGGTAAGGCGTTGATAGGTGCAGGTGCGCGAGTGGATGCGAGAAGCAAAGATGGTCGAACGGCTTTGTTCAGAGCTGCTGCTAATGGCGACTGTGAAATGGCGAAGATGCTTGTTGAAATGGGTGCTGACCCTACTCTAACTGAATTGCATCTTAGGCGTTCAGCTCTTGATATCGCCAGAGCTAAGGGACAT GGGGTAGTCGTTAAAATACTCGAAAGAGGAGAAGCAGTTCTACATGCAGCAAGGCATGGAGACGTTCAGCTACTCGAAACTCTTCTCGAAAAGGGAGCCACCACAAACTTCCGCGATCAATACGGTGTAGCAGCACTTCATATGGCAgctattaaaggaaaaaaagacgCAGTAATGATATTGGCTGAATTTGGAGCCGACTTGGAATGCCAGGACATACAAGGTCACACTCCGCTGCAAATGGCAGTCGAAGGCGGATGTGCACACACAGTAGAAGTGCTGCTGAACAGAGGAGCCAATGTAAATGTCAAGAACAACAAAG GGGTTCAATTGgatgattatgttgataatcCGATTTCAATGGGAGTGAGCAAATTGGGAAGTTTGCTGGGTCCAGATGACAAACCAGCGGATTTGATATTGCCCATATCGGCAAATGGAGATAATGGGCTTTGGTTTCGAATTGAGAGTGAATTGGGAATGTATGGGCAACAAGTTGTGATTCCAAAGAATACTTATAAAGCTGGGATGGAGATATATGTATCGTTTCATGGGAATGATGAGTTTTGGTACTCTAATCCGCCGGATTCATATATAAAGATGAATAATTTGACCACAAAGAGAGGACATGGAGCTTATAGGGAAGTTTTGTTGAAGATAGATGAGAATTTGGTGGGATCTTTGGTACCATTTCCGGTGGTTTTCAAAGGAGGAATCAATCCTTTGTTCTGGGAACCAGTGGTTTCAATTGGTGCCTTTGATCTTCCTTCTTATGATATTGATTTAACACCATTTTTGGGGCTTCTGATTGATGGTAAATCCCACTTTTTGAGTCTTGGAGTGGCGGATAGTATCCCATTTTGGCTAGTTGATGGGAATTTGCATCTATGGGTAGATGATTGCGCATTGCCATGTGAAGTTAAGGCTAAAGTTGTTGATTATGGGACTCCTAAATTTAACATTGAGCAATCATCTAACTTTCGAGGCCTTGATGGTTCATGTGAGATTGAGATGAAGAGGAAGAGCAAGGTTTCAGGGTGGGTTAATTCGACTTCAGGAAACTTAACTACAACAGTTTCCAGGGAAGTGAAATTTAAGAATAAGATAAAGTTCTATCTTAATGGTACTGAAAAAAGGGTAATACAGAATGTGAGAGAAGAAACTATAGTAAGTGTACTGTCTGATACAGGTATCAGGATTTCTCGGACCACTACGAAAAAGACATATCCACTTAGCATGACCACTAAGAATTCACCTTCATCAGAGAATGATACAAGCTTGATGCTTACTGACCTAGACCATGAATGGAGGGGGAGGAAGTCCATTGGGGATTTATCAATCTCCTTGATAAATCGGCAGAAATGCAATGGTTGGATGGTCGTTCAAGATCATGATGTTCTATCTGGTGGTGCCACCACTCAACAAGCTTATTCTTATAGGGATGAAGTTGGTTGTTATTCTCGGATCGTTTCAGCTGCCAATGGCACACTTATGAGCGACACTTCAAGCAGTCTTTGTTCATTTTCAGCTTTGTGA